A single region of the Pseudorhodoplanes sp. genome encodes:
- the yajC gene encoding preprotein translocase subunit YajC yields the protein MLITPAYAQSVGGDGGMLMSLLPFLLIFVIMYFLILRPQQKRVKQHQEMVKALRRGDTVVTSGGLIGKVTKVVDEEQIEVELADGVRARQMRQMIAEVRAKGEPVKDEA from the coding sequence ATGCTGATCACGCCTGCTTATGCCCAATCCGTCGGTGGCGACGGCGGCATGCTGATGTCCCTGCTGCCGTTCCTCCTGATTTTCGTGATCATGTATTTCCTGATCCTCCGGCCCCAGCAAAAGCGGGTCAAGCAGCATCAGGAAATGGTCAAGGCGCTGCGCCGCGGTGATACGGTGGTCACCTCCGGTGGCCTGATCGGCAAGGTCACCAAGGTCGTGGACGAGGAGCAGATCGAGGTTGAGCTTGCGGACGGCGTTCGTGCACGCCAGATGCGTCAGATGATTGCCGAAGTCCGCGCCAAGGGTGAGCCGGTCAAGGACGAAGCCTGA
- a CDS encoding ATP-binding protein, translating to MRRPKARPKSQPKAKPAKGGKRRTNGGALPDSATLDRIAAALERLAPASAGSADFAKADAFVWHAEGSRLVPVPKVNRVEMSLLKGIDRMRDILVENTERFARGLPANNALLWGARGMGKSSLVKAAHAGVNASLGAKNGLLKLIEIHREDIESLPELMSLLRSAPYRFIVFCDDLSFDGEDTTYKSLKAVLEGGIEGRPDNVILYATSNRRHLMSRDMIENERSTAINPGEAVEEKVSLSDRFGLWLGFHKCSQDEFLAMVEGYVKHYKIPVAPDDMRREALEWSTTRGSRSGRVAWQYIQEVAGRTGVKLG from the coding sequence ATGCGCAGACCGAAAGCCAGGCCGAAATCGCAGCCGAAAGCCAAACCGGCCAAAGGCGGCAAACGCCGGACCAATGGCGGCGCCCTGCCCGATTCGGCAACGCTCGACCGGATTGCCGCCGCGCTGGAGCGGCTGGCGCCGGCCTCCGCGGGCAGCGCCGATTTCGCCAAGGCCGATGCCTTTGTCTGGCATGCCGAGGGCAGCCGGCTGGTGCCAGTGCCGAAGGTGAACCGGGTGGAGATGTCGCTGCTCAAGGGCATCGACCGCATGCGCGACATCCTGGTGGAGAACACCGAGCGCTTCGCGCGCGGCCTGCCGGCCAATAATGCCCTGCTCTGGGGCGCCCGCGGCATGGGCAAGTCCTCGCTGGTGAAAGCCGCGCATGCCGGAGTGAATGCCAGCCTCGGCGCCAAGAACGGCCTGCTCAAGCTGATCGAAATCCACCGCGAAGACATCGAAAGCCTGCCTGAGCTGATGTCGCTGCTGCGCAGCGCACCCTATCGTTTCATCGTGTTCTGCGACGATCTCTCCTTCGACGGCGAGGACACGACTTACAAGTCACTGAAGGCGGTGCTGGAAGGCGGCATCGAGGGCCGACCGGACAACGTGATCCTCTATGCCACCTCGAACCGCCGGCATCTGATGTCGCGCGACATGATCGAGAATGAGCGTTCGACCGCAATCAATCCCGGAGAAGCGGTGGAAGAAAAAGTCTCGCTGTCGGACCGCTTCGGGCTGTGGCTCGGCTTCCACAAATGCAGCCAGGATGAATTCCTGGCGATGGTGGAAGGCTATGTGAAGCACTACAAGATTCCGGTCGCGCCCGACGATATGCGGCGCGAGGCGCTGGAATGGTCGACCACGCGCGGCTCGCGCTCCGGCCGCGTGGCCTGGCAATATATCCAGGAGGTGGCTGGCCGGACGGGCGTCAAGCTCGGCTGA
- a CDS encoding LysM peptidoglycan-binding domain-containing M23 family metallopeptidase, translated as MRSHVELVRSSSWTRLAVMAALAASTAACSSEVNRFSDNNTFSNPFSNSARSQPAQPSYAQAPASRVESQPLPPQGGYQQNGYQQGGYQQPPYQQQSYSQPLPPPPQNRSYASTPQTRPANPNPRVASTGRATNASYGDVTGSVSRAPGAGNGWSWEGGTAVTIDRGDTIMSLSRRYGVPAAAITQANGLSANAQLRPGQRLVIPKYTGGASSAPRAAAVQPQADPVTTGSTRGNGGQFVHVINPGETLMALSRKYHKSLGEIARANNLPINHRVQIGERIIIPGLRANYSQVAASTPRPAVTAPQVRAAPAQPQRMVSAEPPAQNSARVVTPAASNPEPAKAADADEPTGATGFRWPVRGRVIAGFGPKPTGQQNDGINLAVPEGTPVKAADDGTVAYAGNELKGYGNLVLIRHANGYVTAYAHASELMVKRGDTVKRGQVIAKSGQTGNVSSPQLHFEVRKGATPVDPMQHLAGAS; from the coding sequence ATGCGTTCTCACGTCGAGCTCGTTCGCTCGTCTTCGTGGACCCGTCTCGCCGTCATGGCCGCGCTTGCGGCAAGCACGGCGGCCTGCAGTTCCGAAGTCAACCGCTTCAGCGACAATAATACCTTCTCCAACCCGTTCTCGAATTCCGCGCGCAGCCAGCCGGCGCAGCCGAGCTACGCGCAGGCGCCGGCCTCGCGGGTTGAATCGCAGCCGCTGCCGCCACAAGGCGGCTACCAGCAAAACGGTTATCAGCAGGGCGGCTACCAACAGCCGCCTTATCAGCAGCAGAGCTACAGCCAGCCGCTGCCGCCACCGCCGCAAAACCGGAGCTATGCGAGCACGCCGCAGACGCGCCCGGCCAATCCCAATCCGCGTGTGGCTTCGACCGGCCGCGCGACCAATGCCTCCTACGGCGACGTGACCGGCTCGGTCTCACGGGCGCCGGGGGCGGGTAATGGCTGGAGCTGGGAAGGCGGCACTGCAGTGACCATCGATCGCGGCGACACCATTATGAGTCTGTCGCGTCGTTATGGCGTGCCGGCCGCGGCGATCACGCAGGCGAACGGGTTGTCAGCCAATGCCCAGTTGCGCCCCGGCCAGCGGCTGGTGATCCCGAAATATACCGGCGGCGCTTCCTCGGCGCCGCGCGCGGCGGCCGTGCAGCCGCAGGCTGATCCCGTCACCACGGGCAGCACGCGCGGCAATGGCGGCCAGTTCGTCCATGTCATCAATCCGGGCGAGACGCTGATGGCGTTGTCGCGGAAATATCACAAGTCGCTGGGCGAGATCGCGCGCGCCAACAATTTGCCGATCAACCATCGCGTCCAGATCGGCGAGCGCATCATCATTCCGGGCTTGCGCGCCAACTATTCACAGGTGGCTGCAAGCACGCCGCGACCGGCGGTTACGGCCCCGCAAGTGCGGGCGGCGCCGGCACAGCCGCAGCGCATGGTCTCGGCCGAGCCGCCCGCGCAGAATTCGGCGCGCGTGGTGACGCCTGCCGCCAGCAATCCGGAACCCGCCAAGGCTGCTGACGCCGACGAGCCGACCGGCGCCACCGGTTTCCGCTGGCCGGTGCGCGGCCGCGTCATTGCCGGCTTCGGACCCAAGCCGACCGGCCAGCAGAATGACGGCATCAATCTCGCCGTGCCGGAAGGCACGCCGGTGAAGGCCGCCGATGACGGAACAGTGGCCTATGCCGGCAATGAGCTGAAGGGCTACGGCAATCTGGTGCTGATCCGCCACGCGAACGGTTATGTCACGGCCTATGCGCATGCCAGCGAGTTGATGGTGAAGCGCGGCGACACCGTGAAACGCGGGCAGGTGATCGCGAAATCCGGCCAGACCGGCAATGTCTCCTCGCCGCAACTGCATTTCGAAGTGCGCAAGGGCGCGACCCCGGTCGATCCCATGCAGCATCTCGCCGGCGCGAGCTGA
- a CDS encoding protein-L-isoaspartate(D-aspartate) O-methyltransferase, with protein sequence MRAAREKHDRMEFLLTLRKRGIGDAAVLRAMEEVPREYFVGPDMTEAAYYDQALPIACGQTISQPYVVAYMTEQLGVHPHDRVLEIGTGSGYQAAVLAKLAREVVTIERYRTLADTARKRFDQLGIRNIEVLTGDGFLGAPNHAPFQRIIVTAAAEDIPQTLVDQLAVGGVMVLPLGPHGGPQQLVKLTKTEEEGLRREDLILVRFVPMVPGKAREL encoded by the coding sequence ATGCGCGCGGCGCGCGAAAAACACGACCGCATGGAATTCCTGCTGACGCTGCGCAAGCGCGGCATCGGCGACGCGGCGGTGCTGCGCGCGATGGAGGAGGTGCCGCGCGAATATTTCGTCGGCCCCGACATGACGGAGGCGGCCTATTACGATCAGGCCTTGCCGATCGCCTGCGGGCAGACCATCAGCCAGCCCTATGTTGTCGCCTATATGACCGAGCAGCTCGGGGTGCATCCGCATGACCGGGTGCTGGAGATCGGCACCGGGTCCGGCTATCAGGCCGCGGTGCTGGCCAAGCTCGCGCGCGAAGTTGTCACCATCGAGCGTTACCGCACGCTGGCAGACACCGCGCGCAAGCGTTTCGATCAGCTCGGCATTCGCAATATCGAGGTGCTGACCGGCGACGGCTTTCTCGGCGCACCCAATCACGCGCCGTTCCAGCGCATCATTGTCACCGCGGCGGCGGAGGACATTCCGCAAACCCTGGTCGATCAACTTGCGGTGGGCGGCGTCATGGTGCTGCCGCTCGGGCCGCATGGTGGCCCACAGCAGCTCGTGAAGCTGACCAAAACGGAGGAGGAGGGGCTCAGGCGCGAGGATCTGATCCTGGTGCGCTTCGTGCCGATGGTACCCGGGAAGGCAAGGGAGTTGTAA
- the secF gene encoding protein translocase subunit SecF, with translation MRFRRISYPVSAVLSIIAMLLFFTHGLNFGVDFVGGTLMEVQSKTGPADLAKMRATMGTLNLGDVQLQQFGNATDVLIRIPQQPGGEGAQQEAVAKVRNALGDTVEYRRVEVVGPRVSTELLAYGTIGLMLAIMGILIYLWFRFEWQFALGAMIANVHDLVLTIGFMSLTQIDFDLTSIAALLTILGYSLNDTVVIYDRIREILRRYKKMPIVDILNVSINSTLSRSIITHVTVTLALLALFFFGGHAIHSFTATMLFGVVLVGTYTSIFIAAPLLIYFGVGYGREASTDGTPAKFEAEVFAPKKAAPAKR, from the coding sequence ATGCGCTTCCGGCGCATCAGCTATCCGGTGTCGGCGGTGCTGTCGATCATCGCCATGCTGCTGTTCTTCACGCATGGCCTGAATTTCGGCGTGGATTTTGTTGGCGGCACGCTGATGGAGGTGCAGTCAAAGACGGGTCCGGCCGATCTTGCGAAAATGCGCGCAACCATGGGCACGCTCAATCTCGGCGACGTGCAGTTGCAGCAATTCGGCAATGCCACCGACGTCCTGATCCGCATTCCGCAGCAGCCCGGCGGCGAGGGCGCGCAGCAAGAGGCGGTCGCGAAGGTGCGCAATGCCTTGGGCGACACCGTCGAATATCGCCGCGTCGAAGTGGTGGGTCCGCGCGTTTCCACCGAATTGCTGGCCTACGGCACCATCGGCCTGATGCTCGCTATCATGGGCATCCTGATCTATCTCTGGTTTCGGTTCGAATGGCAGTTCGCGCTCGGCGCCATGATCGCCAACGTGCACGACCTCGTGCTCACCATCGGCTTTATGTCGCTGACCCAGATCGACTTCGATCTGACATCGATCGCGGCCCTGCTGACCATTCTCGGCTATTCGCTGAACGACACCGTCGTCATCTACGACCGTATTCGCGAAATCCTGCGCCGCTACAAGAAGATGCCGATCGTCGACATCCTCAATGTCTCGATCAATTCGACCCTGTCGCGTTCGATCATCACCCACGTAACGGTGACGCTGGCCTTGCTGGCCCTGTTCTTCTTCGGCGGCCACGCCATCCACAGCTTCACCGCCACCATGCTGTTCGGCGTCGTGCTGGTCGGCACCTATACCTCGATCTTTATCGCCGCGCCGCTGCTGATCTATTTCGGCGTCGGCTACGGCCGCGAAGCCTCGACCGACGGCACGCCCGCGAAATTCGAGGCGGAGGTGTTCGCTCCCAAGAAGGCGGCGCCGGCCAAGCGCTGA
- the surE gene encoding 5'/3'-nucleotidase SurE: MRILVTNDDGIHAPGLQVCEEIARAISANVWVVAPETDNSGVSHSLSLNDPLRLRHVDGNRFAVKGTPTDCVIMAVRHLMPEDERPDLILSGVNRGQNVAEDVGYSGTVAGAMEGTVLGIPSIALSQAYGPGNRDNPPWDTARRFAPDLIQQIVATGIPKDVFININFPDCHADSVQGVAVTCQGKRDQQLLRIDPRFDGRNNPYFWIAFARKGRPGHVDGTDLSALANNRISVTPLRLDMTDEPFMTKLAEALG, from the coding sequence GTGCGCATCCTTGTCACCAACGACGACGGCATTCATGCGCCGGGCCTGCAGGTGTGCGAGGAGATCGCGCGCGCCATTTCCGCCAATGTCTGGGTGGTCGCGCCGGAAACCGACAATTCCGGCGTCTCGCATTCGCTCTCGCTCAACGATCCGTTGCGCCTTCGCCATGTCGATGGCAACCGCTTCGCGGTGAAAGGCACGCCGACCGATTGCGTCATCATGGCGGTACGGCACCTGATGCCGGAGGACGAGCGGCCCGATCTCATTCTCTCCGGTGTCAATCGCGGCCAGAACGTTGCCGAGGATGTCGGCTATTCCGGCACCGTCGCCGGCGCGATGGAAGGCACCGTGCTCGGCATCCCTTCGATCGCGCTGTCCCAGGCCTATGGTCCCGGCAATCGTGACAATCCGCCCTGGGACACGGCGCGGCGCTTTGCGCCCGACCTCATCCAGCAGATCGTCGCCACCGGCATTCCGAAGGATGTCTTCATCAACATCAATTTCCCGGATTGCCACGCCGACAGCGTGCAGGGCGTCGCGGTCACCTGCCAGGGCAAGCGTGACCAGCAATTGCTGCGCATCGATCCGCGCTTCGACGGCCGCAACAATCCGTACTTTTGGATCGCCTTCGCCCGCAAGGGCAGGCCGGGACATGTCGACGGCACCGATCTGTCGGCACTGGCCAACAACCGCATTTCGGTGACGCCGCTGCGCCTCGACATGACCGATGAGCCGTTCATGACCAAGCTTGCGGAAGCCTTGGGCTAG
- the secD gene encoding protein translocase subunit SecD gives MLYISRWKTTAILATVLLVCLFAVPNLFPESVVQSWPKWAQRHIVLGLDLQGGSHILLEVDSNAVRKEKVDALRDDVRRVVRENRLGSPAAATIRGNSVEFRIRDGVDPKLALQKFQELSQPLGGILAATGQRSVDVVDAGNGLFRMTVSEPALVERIRQSVEQSIQIIERRVNELGTVEPSIARQGVDRVLVQVPGLQDPSRLKELLGKTAKLTFRMVDLSVPVDQALQGKVPPESEVLFGSAAENKQPYLIEKRVVVSGEDLTDAQPGFDQRTSEPIVTFRFNTNGARRFAQATQENVGRPFAIILDNEVISAPVIREPILGGSGQISGNFTVEQANDLAILLRAGALPAPLTIIEERTVGPGLGQDSIEKGTRAAWIGSLLVIAFMFATYGLFGLFANVAVAVNVAMIFGVLSLLNATLTLPGIAGIVLTVGIAVDSNVLIYERIREEVRAGRSPINAIDAGFQRALATIMDSNITTFIAAAVLFYIGTGPVRGFAVTFGIGIITTVFTAFTLTRLIVATWVRWWRPQTVPI, from the coding sequence ATGCTCTATATTTCGCGATGGAAGACGACGGCGATTCTGGCGACGGTGTTGCTGGTCTGCCTGTTCGCGGTTCCCAACCTTTTCCCCGAGAGCGTGGTGCAGAGCTGGCCGAAATGGGCGCAGCGCCACATCGTGCTCGGCCTCGACCTCCAGGGCGGTTCGCACATCCTGCTGGAAGTGGATTCCAATGCAGTTCGCAAGGAAAAGGTTGACGCGCTTCGGGATGACGTCCGCCGTGTGGTGCGCGAGAACAGGCTGGGCAGCCCCGCCGCTGCCACCATCCGCGGCAACAGTGTGGAATTTCGCATCCGGGACGGCGTCGATCCCAAGCTGGCCTTGCAGAAATTCCAGGAACTGTCGCAGCCGCTGGGTGGCATTCTCGCCGCCACGGGTCAGCGCAGCGTCGATGTGGTCGATGCCGGCAACGGCCTCTTTCGCATGACGGTCAGCGAGCCGGCTTTGGTCGAGCGCATCCGGCAATCGGTCGAGCAGTCAATTCAGATCATCGAGCGCCGCGTCAACGAACTCGGCACGGTGGAGCCGTCGATCGCGCGCCAGGGCGTCGATCGCGTGCTGGTGCAGGTGCCCGGCCTGCAGGATCCGTCGCGTCTGAAGGAATTGCTCGGCAAGACCGCGAAGCTGACTTTCCGCATGGTGGATCTGTCGGTGCCGGTGGATCAGGCGTTGCAAGGCAAAGTGCCGCCGGAATCCGAAGTGCTTTTCGGCAGCGCCGCCGAAAACAAACAACCTTACCTGATCGAAAAGCGCGTTGTGGTCTCGGGCGAGGACCTGACCGACGCGCAGCCGGGATTTGACCAGCGCACCAGCGAGCCCATCGTCACTTTCCGCTTCAACACCAATGGCGCGCGCCGTTTCGCACAGGCGACGCAGGAGAATGTCGGCCGGCCCTTCGCCATCATTCTCGACAACGAAGTGATTTCGGCGCCGGTGATCCGCGAGCCCATTCTCGGCGGCTCCGGCCAGATTTCCGGCAATTTCACGGTGGAGCAGGCGAACGATCTCGCGATCCTCTTGCGTGCGGGCGCATTGCCGGCGCCGCTGACCATCATCGAGGAGCGCACGGTCGGCCCCGGTCTCGGCCAGGATTCGATCGAGAAGGGCACCCGCGCCGCGTGGATCGGCTCGCTGCTGGTCATTGCTTTCATGTTCGCGACCTATGGCCTGTTCGGCCTGTTCGCCAACGTCGCCGTCGCCGTCAACGTGGCGATGATTTTCGGCGTCCTGTCGCTGCTGAATGCGACCCTGACGCTGCCGGGCATCGCCGGCATCGTGCTAACCGTCGGCATCGCGGTCGACTCCAACGTCCTGATCTATGAGCGCATCCGCGAAGAGGTGCGGGCGGGACGCTCGCCGATCAACGCGATCGATGCCGGTTTCCAGCGCGCGCTGGCGACCATCATGGATTCCAACATCACCACCTTCATCGCCGCCGCCGTGCTGTTCTATATCGGCACCGGGCCGGTCCGCGGCTTCGCCGTCACCTTCGGCATCGGCATCATCACTACGGTGTTCACCGCCTTCACGCTCACCCGGCTGATCGTCGCCACATGGGTTCGCTGGTGGCGGCCGCAAACCGTGCCGATCTGA
- a CDS encoding squalene/phytoene synthase family protein → MPEALAYCEKFLREEDKDRYLASLFAPADARPALFSLYAFDLETARVALRVREPLAGEIRLQWWHDALTGQIPDQAAGNPVAAAFLETRQRRDLPLDQVLAVIEARRTRLYEEPLAGLDVLGDFSRKTAGAIFSLAARILKGGADPQADRLGEAAALAMVVDAEGGTHSYADNVLSAARSSLAQAHDLIGSVSDRVLPAFLPLALVNARLALMERKASPDIPQWRKQWILWRASKNLARHLSS, encoded by the coding sequence ATGCCCGAGGCCCTTGCCTATTGCGAAAAATTTCTGCGCGAGGAGGACAAGGATCGCTATCTCGCCAGCCTGTTCGCGCCGGCGGATGCGCGCCCGGCCTTGTTCTCGCTTTATGCCTTCGATCTGGAGACGGCGCGTGTCGCGCTGCGCGTACGCGAGCCATTGGCCGGCGAGATTCGTCTGCAATGGTGGCACGACGCACTGACAGGGCAGATCCCCGACCAGGCGGCGGGCAATCCCGTGGCGGCGGCCTTTCTCGAAACCAGGCAGCGGCGCGATCTGCCGCTTGATCAGGTGCTGGCGGTGATCGAGGCGCGGCGAACGCGGCTTTATGAAGAGCCGCTGGCTGGGCTCGATGTGCTCGGCGATTTTTCCCGGAAGACGGCAGGCGCCATCTTTTCACTGGCCGCCCGTATTTTGAAAGGCGGCGCCGACCCGCAAGCCGACCGTCTCGGGGAGGCGGCCGCCTTGGCGATGGTCGTCGATGCGGAGGGCGGCACTCACAGCTATGCGGACAATGTCTTGAGCGCCGCGCGGTCCAGCCTTGCGCAGGCGCATGACCTGATCGGCTCCGTCTCCGACCGCGTTCTGCCCGCCTTTCTGCCGCTGGCTCTCGTGAACGCGCGCCTCGCCCTGATGGAGCGCAAGGCCTCGCCCGATATCCCGCAATGGCGCAAGCAATGGATTTTGTGGCGCGCGTCCAAAAATCTGGCGCGCCATCTTTCGTCTTAG
- a CDS encoding IS1595 family transposase, with the protein MTDKFDLNHPAFKDEEAARKYLEASRWPNGAVCPHCKSGDHVKPLEGKSMGPGWYHCNECREKFTVRVGTLYERSHIPLHKWLLATHLLTASKKGMSAHQLHRMLGITYKSAWFMAHRIRKAMEDVYKGPMSGEGGVIEADETYYGNTSKRAKGYRKGHRHKSSVVALVDPATGHARAFKAKRATSETVRHILVTNVSRDAALVTDESHLYHKVGAEYAMHQTVLHAGREYVNKDGFTTNHVENFFGIFKKGMVGVYHFCGEQHLQRYLTEFSFRYTHRHVTDGERAAIALKGIEGKRLTYRSAN; encoded by the coding sequence ATGACCGACAAATTCGACCTCAATCACCCCGCCTTTAAGGACGAGGAAGCCGCCAGAAAGTATCTGGAAGCCTCCCGCTGGCCGAATGGCGCGGTCTGCCCTCATTGCAAGTCAGGCGACCATGTGAAGCCCTTAGAGGGCAAGTCCATGGGACCGGGCTGGTATCACTGCAACGAATGCCGCGAAAAGTTCACCGTGCGCGTTGGCACCCTGTACGAGCGCTCGCATATTCCGCTGCACAAGTGGCTCTTGGCGACGCATCTCCTGACGGCCTCCAAGAAAGGCATGTCAGCGCATCAACTGCACCGGATGCTCGGCATCACCTACAAGTCCGCATGGTTCATGGCCCATCGCATCCGCAAGGCGATGGAGGACGTTTACAAAGGCCCCATGTCCGGCGAAGGCGGCGTGATCGAGGCCGATGAAACCTACTACGGAAACACGTCCAAGCGCGCCAAGGGCTACCGCAAAGGCCACCGCCACAAGTCGTCAGTGGTTGCCCTTGTTGATCCGGCTACGGGTCATGCCCGCGCCTTCAAGGCGAAGCGCGCCACATCCGAAACCGTTCGCCATATCCTTGTGACCAACGTGTCGCGCGATGCCGCGCTCGTAACCGACGAGTCGCACCTTTATCACAAGGTAGGCGCCGAATATGCGATGCATCAAACAGTGCTTCACGCTGGCCGCGAGTACGTCAATAAGGACGGCTTCACCACCAACCACGTCGAAAACTTCTTCGGCATCTTCAAGAAAGGAATGGTTGGCGTTTATCACTTCTGCGGTGAGCAGCACCTACAGCGTTATCTCACTGAGTTTTCGTTCCGCTATACGCACCGCCATGTAACCGATGGGGAACGTGCAGCCATTGCCCTGAAAGGTATCGAAGGCAAGCGGCTGACGTATCGTAGCGCTAACTAA
- the serS gene encoding serine--tRNA ligase codes for MHDIKWIRESPEAFDKGLARRGLAGEAKKLMALDEARRSAILAFEQAQAARNAASREIGDAKKAKDEARAAALMATVAELKETLPQLEQTAKDKEAELNTVLATIPNLPLDEVPDGADEHGNVEHHKFGVKPELAFTPKQHFELGEALGLMDFETAAKLSGARFVVLKGGLARLERALAQFMLDVHTGDHGYTEVNPPILVRDDAMFGTAQLPKFREDQFRAGEDFWLIPTAEVPLTNLVREAITDEAELPLRLTACTPCFRAEAGAAGKDTRGMIRQHQFTKVELVSITTPEQSKDEHERMLSCAEEVLRRLGLHYRVMTLCTGDMGFASQKTYDIEVWLPGQNMYREISSCSVCGDFQARRMNARVKGKDGKNRFVHTLNGSGVAVGRALIAVMENYQQADGSIAVPEALQPYMGGVKVVGKAK; via the coding sequence ATGCACGACATCAAGTGGATCCGGGAAAGCCCTGAGGCCTTTGACAAAGGGCTGGCGCGACGGGGTCTTGCCGGCGAGGCGAAAAAGCTGATGGCGCTCGACGAAGCGCGGCGATCGGCAATCCTCGCCTTCGAACAGGCGCAGGCGGCGCGCAACGCCGCCTCAAGGGAAATCGGCGACGCCAAGAAGGCCAAGGATGAGGCGCGCGCGGCCGCTCTGATGGCCACGGTCGCGGAACTGAAGGAAACCTTGCCGCAGCTTGAGCAGACCGCCAAGGACAAGGAAGCCGAACTCAATACGGTGCTGGCGACGATTCCGAACCTGCCGCTGGACGAGGTGCCGGACGGCGCCGACGAGCACGGCAATGTCGAGCATCACAAGTTCGGCGTAAAGCCCGAACTCGCGTTCACGCCGAAGCAGCATTTCGAACTCGGCGAAGCGCTTGGACTGATGGACTTCGAGACCGCGGCGAAACTGTCCGGCGCACGCTTTGTGGTGCTGAAGGGCGGCCTCGCGCGGCTGGAACGCGCGCTCGCCCAGTTCATGCTCGATGTGCATACCGGCGATCACGGCTACACCGAAGTCAATCCGCCGATCCTGGTGCGCGACGACGCGATGTTCGGCACCGCGCAATTGCCGAAATTTCGCGAGGACCAATTTCGCGCAGGCGAAGATTTCTGGCTCATCCCGACCGCCGAAGTGCCGCTCACCAATCTCGTGCGTGAGGCGATCACCGACGAAGCCGAACTGCCGCTGCGGCTCACCGCCTGCACGCCGTGCTTTCGCGCCGAGGCGGGTGCGGCGGGCAAGGACACGCGCGGCATGATCCGCCAGCACCAGTTCACGAAAGTTGAGCTGGTCTCGATCACGACGCCGGAGCAGTCGAAGGACGAGCACGAAAGAATGCTCTCCTGCGCGGAGGAAGTGCTGCGCCGACTTGGCTTGCATTATCGCGTGATGACGTTGTGCACCGGCGACATGGGCTTCGCGTCGCAGAAAACCTATGACATCGAGGTCTGGCTGCCGGGCCAGAACATGTATCGCGAAATCTCAAGCTGCTCGGTCTGCGGGGATTTCCAGGCGCGGCGCATGAATGCACGCGTTAAGGGGAAGGACGGCAAGAACCGCTTCGTGCACACGCTGAACGGCTCCGGCGTCGCCGTCGGCCGCGCGCTGATCGCGGTGATGGAGAATTATCAGCAGGCCGACGGCTCGATCGCGGTCCCGGAGGCGCTGCAGCCCTATATGGGCGGCGTGAAGGTGGTTGGGAAAGCGAAATGA
- a CDS encoding Mth938-like domain-containing protein has protein sequence MSASAQQPHFPRPAEIEAYGRGGFRFAGMSHRGSLLCLPSGIWGWPVIEPAQIDEASLSRVFADAAGIGFFILGTGQARVPLADALLWRFRDLRINVETMTTGQAANTYNILLGEGRQVAAGLIAVD, from the coding sequence GTGAGCGCATCCGCGCAGCAGCCGCATTTCCCGAGGCCTGCCGAGATCGAGGCTTACGGCAGGGGTGGCTTTCGCTTCGCGGGCATGTCGCACCGCGGCTCACTGCTCTGCCTGCCGAGCGGCATCTGGGGCTGGCCGGTGATCGAGCCCGCGCAGATCGACGAGGCGTCACTCAGCCGTGTGTTTGCCGATGCCGCCGGCATCGGATTCTTCATTCTAGGCACTGGGCAAGCCAGGGTGCCGTTGGCGGATGCGCTGCTGTGGCGTTTCCGTGATCTCAGGATCAATGTCGAGACGATGACCACGGGGCAGGCGGCCAACACCTACAACATCCTGCTCGGCGAAGGCCGGCAGGTGGCCGCCGGCCTGATCGCGGTGGACTGA